A genomic window from Denticeps clupeoides chromosome 11, fDenClu1.1, whole genome shotgun sequence includes:
- the plat gene encoding tissue-type plasminogen activator isoform X2: protein MSTTLKLLLLLAGLFSAYSDGMAVPRDKRGTRSFRNQCVDAQGVVRSVGQVWMRWRGQQAESCRCTSRGLQFCHYVPVISCTVSRCYNGGTCKEAVYSSDFLCQCPSGFMGTQCEINTNDKCVTGPGSSYRGTWGISRSGAECINWNATSLRGKKFTATRPDASSLGLGNHNYCRNPDGDSKPWCYVYKGTQIVWEFCTLPTCAAGPNSECVEGKGGSYRGTKAVTKSGGRCLPWDSPTLSRKKYTAWRPDARELGLGSHNFCRNPDGDLTPWCHTYRGSQLTWEFCEIPRCGKRPPTTLGPRAPTTGNNNRGTCGLRAAADPASEAPPSFRMHGGKDSDIKEQPWQAAITVYRPRSKSHTFLCGGVLIDSCWLLSAAHCFQENFTAGRLQVVLGRTFRLQNSSSEQIFEVEKYWVHEHYDEQTYDNDIVLLKLKGEDGICAIHSPEVMPACLPDASLQLPDWTECEISGYGKEHEFSPFYSERVKRGHVRLWPQDRCVPEKLSGRPVTPNMLCAGDTRGLDDACKGDSGGPLVCPSGDRMTLLGLISWGDGCGKQDTPGVYTRVTQYVHWVTSKMRTN from the exons ATGAGTACAACACTGAagcttttacttttactggCTGGATTGTTCAGTGCCTATTCAGACggg ATGGCCGTGCCTAGAGACAAGCGAGGGACTCGCAGTTTCAGAA atcagTGTGTGGACGCTCAGGGTGTGGTGCGGAGTGTCGGGCAGGTGTGGATGCGTTGGAGGGGGCAGCAGGCCGAATCTTGCCGCTGCACATCGCGGGGACTGCAGTTCTGCCACTATGTGCCAGTTATCT CATGTACGGTCTCTCGCTGCTATAACGGAGGGACGTGTAAGGAGGCGGTGTACAGCTCAGACTTCCTGTGCCAGTGTCCTTCAGGGTTTATGGGGACCCAGTGTGAGATCA ACACCAACGATAAATGTGTGACCGGTCCGGGCTCCAGTTACCGCGGTACATGGGGTATAAGTCGCTCCGGAGCAGAGTGTATCAACTGGAACGCCACCTCGCTGAGGGGGAAGAAGTTCACAGCCACGAGGCCTGATGCCAGCAGCCTGGGCCTGGGGAACCATAACTACTGCAG GAACCCAGATGGAGACTCCAAGCCCTGGTGTTACGTTTACAAAGGCACACAGATTGTCTGGGAGTTCTGCACCCTGCCTACTTGTGCTGCAG GGCCGAACTCCGAGTGTGTGGAGGGGAAGGGCGGCTCATATCGCGGCACGAAGGCAGTGACTAAGAGTGGCGGCAGGTGCCTGCCATGGGACTCACCCACACTCTCCCGTAAGAAATATACAGCATGGAGGCCCGATGCTCGAGAGCTGGGCCTCGGCAGCCACAACTtctgcag GAACCCAGATGGTGACCTCACGCCGTGGTGTCACACCTACCGAGGGTCACAGCTCACATGGGAATTCTGTGAAATCCCCAGATGTG GTAAAAGGCCGCCCACCACTCTAGGACCCCGAGCGCCGACGACTGGCAACAACAACCGAG GCACCTGCGGCCTGAGGGCCGCCGCTGACCCCGCCTCTGAGGCCCCGCCCTCATTCCGGATGCACGGAGGAAAGGACAGTGACATCAAGgagcagccatggcaggcggcCATCACTGTGTACCGGCCGCGCTCCAAGTCTCACACCTTCCTGTGTGGAGGCGTGCTGATCGACTCCTGCTGGCTGCTGTCGGCCGCCCACTGCTTCCAGGAAAA CTTTACTGCAGGGCGGCTGCAGGTGGTTTTGGGCCGGACGTTTCGACTGCAGAACTCCAGCAGCGAACAGATCTTCGAGGTGGAGAAGTACTGGGTCCACGAGCACTATGATGAGCAGACCTATGACAACGATATCG TCCTGCTGAAGCTGAAGGGCGAAGATGGCATCTGTGCCATCCACTCCCCAGAGGTGATGCCTGCCTGTCTGCCCGATGCCAGCCTGCAGCTGCCCGACTGGACCGAGTGTGAGATCTCAGGATATGGCAAAGAGCACGAGT tcTCTCCGTTCTACTCGGAACGAGTGAAGCGAGGCCATGTGAGGCTGTGGCCGCAAGATCGCTGCGTCCCAGAGAAGCTCTCTGGGCGCCCGGTCACTCCCAACATGCTTTGCGCTGGTGACACGCGGGGTCTAGACGACGCCTGTAAG ggggactcTGGGGGTCCTCTCGTGTGCCCCAGTGGAGACCGCATGACCCTGCTCGGCTTGATCAGCTGGGGCGACGGCTGCGGGAAGCAGGACACCCCGGGCGTGTACACACGCGTCACGCAGTATGTCCACTGGGTCACAAGCAAGATGAGGaccaactga
- the LOC114799956 gene encoding cell wall protein DAN4-like — protein MSATLPTVMSHFTTNSTTETPIQSTASPMAGSETESTAKFTVESSRMSTTVLNAQTTTGPTSMFTVASNMQSTTDTTIQSSTNNTVESSSQPTVEYTTNVNTQSTTDSTTQFITQSATETSSFTNKTTTMEEDKTTIAVTIEPTMDSTTRSSTVSTEFRTQSDITIKSTSETTIQSTTKSITQFTAEISTQPTTYLMAGSATESSSEFSTQSTTETATQLSMESIIKLTTKSTVKSTMQSTTESTTHTTEPNSQFTTNTTIMHTDTTIVPTESTMISSDSISISQSTTVYTSKLEPTEPKTQSTIATLYNSDFTTMSTTESTTKSTTDSTTQISTVSTIQSSTEPPFGSTTLAVPLESTIQSTVDSNNFPSLLHIALEPYCDISLCAFLPSIQFCDIL, from the coding sequence ATGTCTGCAACTCTGCCTACTGTTATGTCACACTTTACTACAAACTCTACCACTGAGACTCCTATACAGTCCACTGCATCACCTATGGCAGGTTCTGAGACAGAGTCTACTGCTAAGTTTACCGTTGAGTCTTCAAGGATGTCGACTACAGTATTGAATGCCCAGACTACTACAGGGCCTACGTCTATGTTTACTGTAGCTTCTAATATGCAGTCAACTACAGACACTACTATCCAGTCTTCAACAAATAATACTGTTGAGTCTTCTTCCCAGCCTACTGTTGAGTATACTACAAATGTCAACACCCAGTCCACTACAGACTCCACTACACAGTTTATCACTCAGTCTGCCACAGAGACATCTTCATTTACTAACAAGACTACCACAATGGAAGAAGATAAAACAACTATAGCAGTAACTATTGAACCTACTATGGATTCTACAACCCGTTCATCTACAGTATCTACTGAGTTCCGAACCCAGTCAGATATTACCATCAAGTCTACATCTGAGACAACTATTCAGTCCACTACTAAGTCTATTACTCAGTTTACTGCTGAGATTTCTACACAGCCTACTACATACCTTATGGCAGGGTCTGCTACAGAGTCAAGTTCTGAGTTTTCTACACAGTCAACAACTGAGACTGCTACCCAGCTTTCTATGGAGTCTATTATAAAGTTAACCACCAAATCTACTGTAAAGTCCACAATGCAGTCTACTACTGAGTCTACTACTCATACCACAGAGCCTAATTCACAGTTTACTACAAATACCACTATTATGCATACAGATACCACTATAGTACCTACTGAATCAACTATGATCAGTTCTGATAGCATATCTATTAGCCAGTCCACTACCGTATATACTTCTAAGTTAGAGCCTACAGAGCCTAAAACCCAGTCAACCATTGCCACACTATACAATTCTGATTTTACAACCATGTCTACTACAGAGTCTACTACTAAGTCTACAACAGATTCCACTACCCAGATTTCTACTGTATCTACTATCCAGTCTTCTACTGAGCCTCCTTTTGGGTCTACTACTTTAGCAGTACCATTGGAATCTACTATACAGTCTACTGTAGATTCTAATAATTTTCCTTCCTTATTACATATTGCATTAGAACCATATTGTGATATTTCTCTCTGTGCCTTCCTTCCTTCTATCCAGTTCTGTGACATTCTTTAA
- the LOC114800072 gene encoding extensin isoform X2 gives MQLWTALLTVLLLYTGSYAQYATAPPEDTPTTPTASEAPTPGTTLVFLQTPQTTLPPGSYAQYATVPPEDTPTTPTASDAPTPETTLASLQTPQTTLPPGIHANYPCKPTSGLHRITIHNRD, from the exons ATGCAGCTCTGGACGGCTCTCCTGACTGTGCTTCTCTTGTACACGG GATCCTACGCACAATATGCGACCGCCCCACCAGAGGACACGCCCACCACACCGACGGCATCTGAAGCCCCCACACCTGGAACCACACTGGTTTTTCTGCAAACCCCACAAACAACTCTACCACCTG GATCCTACGCACAATATGCGACCGTCCCACCAGAGGACACGCCCACCACACCGACGGCATCTGATGCCCCCACACCTGAAACCACACTGGCTTCTCTGCAAACCCCACAAACAACTCTACCACCAGGCAT ACATGCTAACTATCCTTGCAAACCTACAAGTGGACTTCACCGCATCACCATACATAACCGAGACTGA
- the plat gene encoding tissue-type plasminogen activator isoform X1, producing the protein MSTTLKLLLLLAGLFSAYSDGMAVPRDKRGTRSFRNQCVDAQGVVRSVGQVWMRWRGQQAESCRCTSRGLQFCHYVPVISCTVSRCYNGGTCKEAVYSSDFLCQCPSGFMGTQCEINTNDKCVTGPGSSYRGTWGISRSGAECINWNATSLRGKKFTATRPDASSLGLGNHNYCRNPDGDSKPWCYVYKGTQIVWEFCTLPTCAAGPNSECVEGKGGSYRGTKAVTKSGGRCLPWDSPTLSRKKYTAWRPDARELGLGSHNFCRNPDGDLTPWCHTYRGSQLTWEFCEIPRCAGKRPPTTLGPRAPTTGNNNRGTCGLRAAADPASEAPPSFRMHGGKDSDIKEQPWQAAITVYRPRSKSHTFLCGGVLIDSCWLLSAAHCFQENFTAGRLQVVLGRTFRLQNSSSEQIFEVEKYWVHEHYDEQTYDNDIVLLKLKGEDGICAIHSPEVMPACLPDASLQLPDWTECEISGYGKEHEFSPFYSERVKRGHVRLWPQDRCVPEKLSGRPVTPNMLCAGDTRGLDDACKGDSGGPLVCPSGDRMTLLGLISWGDGCGKQDTPGVYTRVTQYVHWVTSKMRTN; encoded by the exons ATGAGTACAACACTGAagcttttacttttactggCTGGATTGTTCAGTGCCTATTCAGACggg ATGGCCGTGCCTAGAGACAAGCGAGGGACTCGCAGTTTCAGAA atcagTGTGTGGACGCTCAGGGTGTGGTGCGGAGTGTCGGGCAGGTGTGGATGCGTTGGAGGGGGCAGCAGGCCGAATCTTGCCGCTGCACATCGCGGGGACTGCAGTTCTGCCACTATGTGCCAGTTATCT CATGTACGGTCTCTCGCTGCTATAACGGAGGGACGTGTAAGGAGGCGGTGTACAGCTCAGACTTCCTGTGCCAGTGTCCTTCAGGGTTTATGGGGACCCAGTGTGAGATCA ACACCAACGATAAATGTGTGACCGGTCCGGGCTCCAGTTACCGCGGTACATGGGGTATAAGTCGCTCCGGAGCAGAGTGTATCAACTGGAACGCCACCTCGCTGAGGGGGAAGAAGTTCACAGCCACGAGGCCTGATGCCAGCAGCCTGGGCCTGGGGAACCATAACTACTGCAG GAACCCAGATGGAGACTCCAAGCCCTGGTGTTACGTTTACAAAGGCACACAGATTGTCTGGGAGTTCTGCACCCTGCCTACTTGTGCTGCAG GGCCGAACTCCGAGTGTGTGGAGGGGAAGGGCGGCTCATATCGCGGCACGAAGGCAGTGACTAAGAGTGGCGGCAGGTGCCTGCCATGGGACTCACCCACACTCTCCCGTAAGAAATATACAGCATGGAGGCCCGATGCTCGAGAGCTGGGCCTCGGCAGCCACAACTtctgcag GAACCCAGATGGTGACCTCACGCCGTGGTGTCACACCTACCGAGGGTCACAGCTCACATGGGAATTCTGTGAAATCCCCAGATGTG CAGGTAAAAGGCCGCCCACCACTCTAGGACCCCGAGCGCCGACGACTGGCAACAACAACCGAG GCACCTGCGGCCTGAGGGCCGCCGCTGACCCCGCCTCTGAGGCCCCGCCCTCATTCCGGATGCACGGAGGAAAGGACAGTGACATCAAGgagcagccatggcaggcggcCATCACTGTGTACCGGCCGCGCTCCAAGTCTCACACCTTCCTGTGTGGAGGCGTGCTGATCGACTCCTGCTGGCTGCTGTCGGCCGCCCACTGCTTCCAGGAAAA CTTTACTGCAGGGCGGCTGCAGGTGGTTTTGGGCCGGACGTTTCGACTGCAGAACTCCAGCAGCGAACAGATCTTCGAGGTGGAGAAGTACTGGGTCCACGAGCACTATGATGAGCAGACCTATGACAACGATATCG TCCTGCTGAAGCTGAAGGGCGAAGATGGCATCTGTGCCATCCACTCCCCAGAGGTGATGCCTGCCTGTCTGCCCGATGCCAGCCTGCAGCTGCCCGACTGGACCGAGTGTGAGATCTCAGGATATGGCAAAGAGCACGAGT tcTCTCCGTTCTACTCGGAACGAGTGAAGCGAGGCCATGTGAGGCTGTGGCCGCAAGATCGCTGCGTCCCAGAGAAGCTCTCTGGGCGCCCGGTCACTCCCAACATGCTTTGCGCTGGTGACACGCGGGGTCTAGACGACGCCTGTAAG ggggactcTGGGGGTCCTCTCGTGTGCCCCAGTGGAGACCGCATGACCCTGCTCGGCTTGATCAGCTGGGGCGACGGCTGCGGGAAGCAGGACACCCCGGGCGTGTACACACGCGTCACGCAGTATGTCCACTGGGTCACAAGCAAGATGAGGaccaactga
- the LOC114800072 gene encoding integumentary mucin A.1 isoform X1 → MQLWTALLTVLLLYTGSYAQYATAPPEDTPTTPTASEAPTPGTTLVFLQTPQTTLPPGSYAQYATVPPEDTPTTPTASDAPTPETTLASLQTPQTTLPPDMLTILANLQVDFTASPYITETDIEAAFNKIATTLENYLKYYDPHLQSLRIKTIKRIF, encoded by the exons ATGCAGCTCTGGACGGCTCTCCTGACTGTGCTTCTCTTGTACACGG GATCCTACGCACAATATGCGACCGCCCCACCAGAGGACACGCCCACCACACCGACGGCATCTGAAGCCCCCACACCTGGAACCACACTGGTTTTTCTGCAAACCCCACAAACAACTCTACCACCTG GATCCTACGCACAATATGCGACCGTCCCACCAGAGGACACGCCCACCACACCGACGGCATCTGATGCCCCCACACCTGAAACCACACTGGCTTCTCTGCAAACCCCACAAACAACTCTACCACCAG ACATGCTAACTATCCTTGCAAACCTACAAGTGGACTTCACCGCATCACCATACATAACCGAGACTGACATTGAAGCAGCATTTAACAAA attgctACCACTCTGGAAAATTATCTAAAGTATTATGACCCACATCTTCAGTCTCTTCGGATCAAGACAATTAAAAGAATTTTTTGA